A window of Longispora fulva contains these coding sequences:
- a CDS encoding DUF2690 domain-containing protein, with amino-acid sequence MTVRNFGRWFSVSIVVATALTGLAAPASASGVVTPQANPAGDYCGPSCDGVDPTTPIWLEGQNAAACAADARTVYTANAGQGYIVELRYSKNCETVWARSSVPYYGRIERSDGATYQVGSANYSLMFDDHRKLAKACIGVPASGGTVCTPLY; translated from the coding sequence ATGACTGTGCGTAATTTCGGGCGCTGGTTCAGCGTGTCCATCGTGGTCGCCACCGCACTGACCGGCCTCGCCGCGCCGGCCTCGGCGTCGGGTGTCGTGACGCCGCAGGCCAACCCGGCCGGCGACTACTGCGGTCCCTCCTGTGACGGAGTGGACCCGACCACCCCGATCTGGCTCGAGGGCCAGAACGCCGCGGCGTGCGCGGCTGACGCGCGCACCGTCTACACGGCGAACGCCGGCCAGGGGTACATCGTGGAGCTGCGCTACAGCAAGAACTGCGAGACGGTGTGGGCGCGCAGCTCGGTCCCCTACTACGGTCGGATCGAGCGGTCGGACGGCGCGACATACCAGGTCGGCAGCGCGAACTACAGCCTCATGTTCGACGACCACAGGAAGCTGGCCAAGGCCTGCATCGGTGTGCCCGCCAGCGGCGGGACCGTCTGCACCCCCCTCTACTAG
- a CDS encoding RICIN domain-containing protein codes for MRLRATLALLTAVTGMLVGGVAQAAPAQASSGEYFEIVNDATNKCADVADKSRSSGAIVHQWGCENDDNQLWASVQLNNGFMILVNQRSGLCMNVRWDDVIDQQPCDGGNPRRWWRWDLADWNGHYNLVNGGLTNACLALVPFSYRNGATIKVDDCRAESAQLWHQA; via the coding sequence ATGCGTTTACGAGCGACCCTTGCCCTGCTCACCGCCGTCACCGGCATGCTCGTCGGCGGGGTGGCGCAGGCCGCGCCGGCCCAGGCCTCGTCGGGCGAGTACTTCGAGATCGTCAACGACGCGACCAACAAGTGCGCCGACGTGGCCGACAAATCCAGGTCCAGTGGTGCGATCGTGCACCAGTGGGGCTGTGAGAACGACGACAACCAGCTGTGGGCCTCGGTCCAGTTGAACAACGGCTTCATGATCCTCGTGAACCAGAGAAGCGGGTTGTGCATGAACGTGCGGTGGGACGACGTCATCGACCAGCAGCCCTGTGACGGCGGCAATCCCCGCCGGTGGTGGCGGTGGGACCTGGCCGACTGGAACGGTCACTACAACCTCGTCAACGGCGGCCTGACCAACGCCTGCCTGGCCCTCGTCCCGTTCTCCTACCGCAACGGGGCCACGATCAAGGTGGATGACTGCCGCGCCGAGTCGGCCCAGCTCTGGCACCAGGCGTAA
- a CDS encoding FBP domain-containing protein — protein sequence MRPVTERDIRASFVNCTKGEAKRLAVPRDLDARPWDDLDFLGWRDPASLERAYLVAEVGDGLVGVALRRAAPRTGQASLCSLCLTTHPGDGVSLMTARKAGAEGRLGNSVGTYICTDLACSLYVRGKKETRPGGGRIHESLTVEEKAARTTAKVTAFLDRIVAG from the coding sequence ATGAGACCGGTAACCGAGCGCGACATTCGCGCGTCATTCGTCAACTGCACCAAGGGCGAGGCGAAGCGACTGGCCGTGCCCAGGGATCTGGACGCCCGGCCGTGGGACGACCTGGACTTCCTCGGCTGGCGGGACCCGGCGTCGCTGGAGCGGGCCTACCTGGTCGCCGAGGTCGGCGACGGCCTCGTCGGCGTGGCCCTGCGGCGGGCCGCGCCGCGGACCGGGCAGGCCAGCCTGTGCTCGCTGTGCCTGACCACCCACCCCGGCGACGGCGTCTCGCTGATGACCGCGCGCAAGGCGGGGGCGGAAGGGCGACTGGGCAACTCCGTGGGCACCTACATCTGCACCGACCTGGCTTGCTCGCTCTACGTGCGCGGGAAGAAGGAGACCCGGCCCGGCGGCGGGCGCATCCACGAGTCGCTCACGGTGGAGGAGAAGGCCGCGAGGACCACGGCCAAGGTGACCGCGTTCCTGGACAGGATCGTCGCCGGGTGA
- a CDS encoding SGNH/GDSL hydrolase family protein produces the protein MSRARRRLPGWVAVSVALGVLVPGVAQAAPTPTPSAKPQNKDWLPKDWKKSADLAWTTTSDASGLHILTAPAREGYAWRTVASLAEPGFDADHWVGNACLTGSAQRLVVTYAPRTFTNRRDLFDRGGFTAVVDLTTGQVRKLPVQSSLAYFSPGCGAGESAVVTQLGSGRGAEDRPQVRLIEIDAVTGQLGTPIVVTGEVTSAVPTRDGIVAAGANRLVKVGRDGKLTGLAAAHSTPFNVHADADGGVVFMDREGDRARVLRSEAKPGAGARTVAEGKLAAFGTQQGAGGRLFLTGKADKVYALPKSVTAVSAPTGSVVSSHGQLAVSLRNTPRTTTGDPAAPQRVELDAKALGTGKATTFQVTPDAPGASGGAPHPKLGTAAAPRGLAALGSPTDPVEAERYCAVPRNDPRNMAMQPKPRQVEWAVDQAITGTPYADRPANWKNLGMPAYSPLTLFPPIDLIGGGRVPSQVMLGVIAQESNMWQASRVAIPGQTATPLIGNFYGRDIYNGTAADDWDIKWADADCGYGVTQMTDGMRLAGHEKEHETALPYQTQRAVALDFAANIAAGARVLQGKWNQTRNNGMTVNDGNPGGIENWYYALWAYNSGFHMDNGDGSPWGVGWGNNPVNPRFKPDRTAFLDQTYADAAHPQDWPYQEKVLGFAGHPPELLDGPDHTVSGFRPAWWSSSDDRTAVKPAITQFCDATDQCVPGAHNLPGCDGSGTCNGDSEVYGEPAGACAHRDASGYFDLKCWYHASTRWKADSAVGNEILRFDPGWEYQPDATSYPPRCDNSGLPAGALVIDDVPAGTPSTRPDCGPMGSNGTFGLRFSSDSAGLYPSKVDFHQLGGGYGGHFWFGHTRTINDEAGKLETTGTWTLDRPLTQWARVLVHLPDTGAHTQQARYEIDLGDNTFSKFRYLSQNTQENRWMSLGVYQFAGTPKIRLSTVTQDGRGVEDIAWDAVAVQPLAGKPEHFVVAMGDSYSSGEGAGNYYRETDANHGTPEWNACRRSRDAWSRKMVLPGANTTPVGTRADAFDPSLEFAFVACSGAWAYDLTTHNPLPAYWTQSPEHYELGDGQYREMPQIDSGVLDGNTTLVTISIGGNDAGFTKAFEECSYPSNCTKDSTFMSRHKADIDATLADNSYVSAQLRKISEKAPHAQIVFVGYPAPISPWVKCAGGGYIDLSEASAMGELADYMETQQLALVSRLNQAGVRIAHASPKNAFADHAACDPTPWINAITPGPNGEGDFHGGDRPSRVCLFDTDICASRESFHPNAAGTTAYANVVRGRLLTIPYPQP, from the coding sequence ATGTCAAGAGCAAGACGGCGGTTACCCGGCTGGGTGGCCGTCAGCGTTGCACTGGGGGTGCTGGTGCCGGGGGTGGCTCAGGCCGCGCCGACCCCGACCCCTTCGGCGAAGCCGCAGAACAAGGACTGGCTGCCGAAGGACTGGAAGAAGTCCGCGGACCTGGCCTGGACCACGACCTCGGACGCGAGCGGGCTGCACATCCTCACGGCCCCGGCCAGGGAGGGCTACGCGTGGCGGACCGTCGCGAGCCTCGCCGAGCCCGGCTTCGACGCCGACCATTGGGTCGGCAACGCCTGCCTGACCGGGTCAGCCCAGCGGCTGGTCGTCACGTACGCGCCCAGGACGTTCACCAACAGGCGGGACCTGTTCGACCGGGGTGGCTTCACCGCCGTCGTCGACCTGACGACCGGTCAGGTCCGCAAACTGCCGGTCCAGTCCTCGCTGGCCTACTTCAGCCCGGGGTGCGGCGCCGGTGAGTCCGCCGTCGTCACCCAGCTCGGCTCGGGCCGCGGCGCCGAGGACCGGCCCCAGGTCCGGCTGATCGAGATCGACGCGGTCACCGGACAGCTCGGCACGCCGATCGTGGTGACCGGCGAGGTGACCTCGGCGGTGCCGACCAGGGACGGCATCGTCGCCGCCGGCGCGAACCGGCTGGTCAAGGTGGGTCGGGACGGGAAGCTCACGGGGCTGGCCGCCGCGCACAGTACCCCGTTCAACGTGCACGCCGACGCCGACGGCGGTGTGGTGTTCATGGACCGCGAGGGCGATCGGGCCCGAGTCCTGCGCAGCGAGGCGAAACCGGGAGCGGGAGCCCGGACAGTCGCCGAGGGCAAGCTGGCAGCGTTCGGCACCCAGCAGGGGGCCGGCGGCAGGCTGTTCCTGACCGGCAAGGCCGACAAGGTGTACGCGCTGCCCAAGAGCGTGACCGCCGTGTCGGCGCCGACCGGGTCGGTGGTCTCCTCGCACGGGCAGCTGGCCGTGAGCCTGCGCAACACGCCACGGACGACGACCGGTGACCCGGCGGCGCCGCAGCGGGTCGAGCTGGACGCGAAGGCGCTCGGCACGGGCAAGGCCACCACCTTCCAGGTCACCCCCGACGCGCCGGGGGCCAGCGGTGGTGCGCCGCACCCGAAGCTCGGCACGGCCGCCGCGCCGCGCGGGCTGGCCGCCCTCGGATCGCCGACCGACCCGGTGGAGGCGGAGCGGTACTGCGCCGTGCCCCGCAACGATCCGCGTAACATGGCGATGCAGCCCAAGCCCCGGCAGGTGGAGTGGGCCGTGGACCAGGCGATCACGGGTACGCCGTACGCGGACCGGCCGGCCAACTGGAAGAACCTCGGCATGCCGGCGTACTCGCCGCTGACCCTGTTCCCGCCGATCGACCTGATCGGTGGCGGGCGGGTCCCGTCGCAGGTGATGCTGGGCGTCATCGCCCAGGAGTCGAACATGTGGCAGGCGTCGCGGGTCGCGATCCCCGGCCAGACCGCCACCCCGCTGATCGGCAACTTCTACGGCCGCGACATCTACAACGGCACGGCCGCCGACGACTGGGACATCAAGTGGGCCGACGCCGACTGCGGCTACGGCGTCACCCAGATGACCGACGGCATGCGGCTCGCCGGGCACGAGAAGGAGCACGAGACCGCGCTGCCGTACCAGACGCAGCGGGCCGTCGCGCTCGACTTCGCCGCCAACATCGCGGCCGGGGCCCGGGTGCTGCAGGGCAAGTGGAACCAGACCCGCAACAACGGCATGACCGTCAACGACGGGAACCCGGGCGGCATCGAGAACTGGTACTACGCGCTGTGGGCCTACAACTCGGGCTTCCACATGGACAACGGCGACGGTTCGCCGTGGGGCGTCGGCTGGGGCAACAACCCGGTCAACCCGCGGTTCAAGCCCGACCGGACGGCGTTCCTCGACCAGACCTACGCCGACGCGGCGCATCCGCAGGACTGGCCGTACCAGGAGAAGGTCCTCGGTTTCGCAGGCCACCCGCCGGAGTTGCTCGACGGCCCGGACCACACGGTCTCCGGTTTCCGCCCCGCGTGGTGGAGTTCCTCGGACGACCGGACGGCCGTGAAGCCGGCGATCACCCAGTTCTGTGACGCCACCGACCAGTGTGTGCCCGGGGCGCACAACCTGCCCGGCTGCGACGGCAGCGGCACCTGTAACGGCGACTCGGAGGTGTACGGCGAACCCGCCGGCGCCTGCGCGCACCGCGACGCCAGCGGGTACTTCGACCTGAAGTGCTGGTACCACGCGTCGACCCGGTGGAAGGCCGACAGCGCTGTCGGCAACGAGATCCTCCGGTTCGACCCGGGCTGGGAGTACCAGCCCGACGCGACCAGCTACCCGCCGAGGTGCGACAACTCCGGCCTGCCCGCGGGCGCGCTGGTGATCGACGACGTGCCGGCCGGGACGCCCTCCACGCGGCCGGACTGCGGGCCGATGGGCAGCAATGGGACCTTCGGACTCCGGTTCAGCTCCGACTCGGCCGGTCTGTACCCCTCGAAGGTGGACTTCCACCAGCTCGGCGGCGGGTACGGCGGGCACTTCTGGTTCGGCCACACCCGCACGATCAACGACGAGGCCGGCAAGCTGGAGACGACCGGCACCTGGACGCTGGACCGGCCGCTGACCCAGTGGGCGAGGGTGCTGGTGCACCTGCCCGACACCGGCGCGCACACCCAGCAGGCCCGCTACGAGATCGACCTGGGCGACAACACGTTCAGCAAGTTCCGGTACCTGTCGCAGAACACGCAGGAGAACCGGTGGATGTCGCTCGGGGTGTACCAGTTCGCCGGTACCCCCAAGATCCGCCTCTCGACCGTGACCCAGGACGGTCGGGGCGTGGAGGACATCGCCTGGGACGCGGTGGCGGTGCAGCCGCTGGCCGGCAAGCCCGAGCACTTCGTGGTGGCGATGGGCGACTCCTACTCCTCGGGTGAGGGGGCCGGCAACTACTACCGGGAGACCGACGCCAACCACGGCACGCCGGAGTGGAACGCCTGCCGGCGCAGCCGGGACGCGTGGAGCCGGAAGATGGTCCTGCCGGGCGCGAACACCACACCGGTCGGGACCCGGGCCGACGCCTTCGACCCGAGCCTGGAGTTCGCCTTCGTGGCCTGCTCCGGGGCGTGGGCCTACGACCTGACGACCCACAATCCCCTGCCGGCGTACTGGACGCAGAGTCCGGAGCACTACGAGTTGGGTGACGGGCAGTACCGGGAGATGCCTCAGATCGACTCCGGCGTGCTCGACGGGAACACCACCCTGGTGACGATCAGCATCGGAGGGAACGACGCGGGCTTCACCAAGGCGTTCGAGGAGTGCTCCTACCCCTCGAACTGCACCAAGGACAGCACCTTCATGTCCCGACACAAGGCTGACATCGACGCCACCCTGGCGGATAACAGCTATGTCTCCGCGCAGCTGCGGAAGATCTCCGAGAAGGCGCCGCACGCCCAGATCGTCTTCGTCGGGTATCCAGCGCCGATCAGCCCGTGGGTGAAGTGCGCCGGAGGCGGATATATCGACCTGAGCGAGGCGAGCGCGATGGGGGAACTCGCCGACTACATGGAGACCCAGCAACTCGCCCTCGTGTCCCGGCTCAACCAGGCCGGGGTCCGAATCGCCCACGCCTCACCCAAGAACGCGTTCGCCGACCACGCGGCGTGCGACCCGACTCCGTGGATCAACGCCATCACGCCCGGGCCGAACGGTGAGGGCGACTTCCACGGTGGTGACAGGCCGTCGCGGGTGTGTCTGTTCGACACCGACATCTGCGCGAGCCGTGAATCGTTCCACCCGAACGCCGCCGGCACCACCGCGTACGCGAACGTGGTCCGAGGCAGACTCCTCACCATCCCCTACCCACAACCATGA
- a CDS encoding glycosyltransferase encodes MRVLLAAYDSRGGVEPLVGLAVRLGELGARVRVCAPPDEEFAQRLAGVGVTMVPTGQSVRDLVTGKTPPAPGGLPRRAADLVAAFYDNVTAAAGDCDVLVATGLVPAVAGVRAAAEKLGIPYVYASYQPVSLPSPHHPPMPRPGRPLPPDVTDNQVLWDRDARDAQEVFGEAINTHRAQVGLPPVDNVRDHVFTDRPWLAADPVLAPWLRPADLDVVQTGAWVLPDERPLPAELVAFLDAGTAPVYVGFGSIPMPNPQEVARVVVEAIRAHGRRVLLSRGWADLALTDGGDDCFVVGEVNHQALFRHVAAVVHHGGAGTTTTATWAGAPQVVVPQGADQPYFAGRVADLGVGAAHDGPTPTVESLSAALDVALTSETRARATAVAAEFRTDGAMVAARLLLDAVRQGSPSVVA; translated from the coding sequence ATGCGTGTGTTGTTGGCGGCCTACGATTCGCGCGGCGGCGTCGAACCGCTGGTGGGACTCGCGGTGCGGCTGGGGGAACTCGGCGCGCGGGTGCGGGTGTGCGCCCCGCCGGACGAGGAGTTCGCCCAGCGGCTGGCCGGGGTCGGCGTGACGATGGTACCGACCGGCCAGTCGGTGCGCGACCTGGTGACGGGGAAGACGCCGCCGGCTCCGGGCGGCCTGCCCCGACGCGCGGCCGACCTGGTGGCCGCGTTCTACGACAACGTCACCGCGGCGGCCGGCGACTGCGACGTGCTGGTGGCGACGGGCCTCGTGCCGGCCGTGGCCGGCGTGCGGGCGGCGGCCGAGAAGCTGGGCATCCCGTACGTGTACGCCAGCTACCAGCCGGTCAGCCTGCCGTCGCCGCACCACCCGCCGATGCCGCGACCGGGCCGCCCGCTGCCGCCGGACGTGACCGACAACCAGGTGCTGTGGGACCGCGACGCCCGGGACGCGCAGGAGGTGTTCGGCGAGGCGATCAACACCCACCGGGCACAGGTCGGCCTGCCGCCGGTGGACAACGTCCGCGACCACGTCTTCACCGACCGGCCGTGGCTGGCCGCGGACCCGGTCCTGGCCCCGTGGCTGCGGCCGGCGGACCTCGACGTGGTGCAGACCGGCGCGTGGGTGCTGCCGGACGAGCGCCCCCTGCCGGCGGAGTTGGTCGCGTTCCTGGACGCCGGAACAGCACCGGTGTACGTCGGCTTCGGCAGCATTCCCATGCCGAACCCCCAGGAGGTCGCCCGCGTGGTCGTCGAGGCGATCCGGGCGCACGGCAGGCGCGTGCTCCTCTCGCGCGGTTGGGCCGACCTGGCCCTGACCGACGGAGGGGACGACTGCTTCGTCGTCGGCGAGGTCAACCACCAGGCGCTGTTCCGGCACGTGGCCGCCGTCGTGCACCACGGTGGCGCGGGCACCACGACGACGGCGACGTGGGCCGGTGCGCCCCAGGTGGTTGTGCCCCAGGGGGCCGACCAGCCGTACTTCGCCGGCCGGGTGGCCGACCTGGGCGTCGGCGCGGCACACGACGGTCCGACCCCGACGGTCGAGTCCCTGTCGGCCGCGCTCGACGTGGCACTGACGTCGGAGACGCGCGCGCGGGCGACCGCGGTGGCCGCGGAGTTCCGCACCGACGGGGCGATGGTGGCGGCGAGACTGCTGCTCGACGCCGTCCGTCAGGGAAGTCCGTCCGTGGTCGCCTGA
- a CDS encoding flavin reductase family protein: MRTFATGVCVASTYRDTPDGRRHDAVTVNSLGSISLDPPLVCLSFRRDSVFLDDLLVSGHWAVSILPAGARETARRLAGPRAARAAHVAELPARPGDRSGALVLAGASWLECGLRDRFDLGDHTLVIGHVLAAGHDGRSPALVFVHGRYHTIADPYAAIVDVSGAGHWGEAL; the protein is encoded by the coding sequence ATGCGTACCTTCGCTACCGGGGTGTGCGTCGCCAGCACCTACCGCGACACCCCCGACGGCCGCCGCCATGACGCGGTCACCGTCAACTCGTTGGGGTCGATCTCCCTCGACCCGCCGTTGGTGTGCCTGTCCTTCCGGCGGGACTCGGTGTTCCTCGACGATCTGCTGGTGAGCGGACACTGGGCGGTATCGATCCTGCCGGCCGGCGCGCGGGAGACCGCCCGCCGGCTGGCCGGACCACGCGCCGCGCGCGCCGCGCATGTCGCCGAACTCCCGGCGCGCCCCGGCGACCGGTCCGGCGCGCTCGTCCTCGCCGGGGCGAGTTGGCTGGAGTGCGGCCTGCGGGACCGGTTCGACCTCGGTGACCACACGCTGGTGATCGGGCACGTCCTGGCCGCCGGGCACGACGGCCGGTCGCCGGCTCTGGTGTTCGTGCACGGCCGCTATCACACGATCGCGGACCCCTATGCCGCGATCGTCGACGTGTCCGGGGCCGGACACTGGGGCGAGGCCCTTTGA
- a CDS encoding TetR/AcrR family transcriptional regulator, translating into MARAGLTTERLTLAAADLADEVGFDNVTVSALARGFGVKDASLYSHIRNAHDLRSRVAVLALAELADRVAAALAGRAGKDALVAFANAYRDYAREHPGKYAATQFPLDPETAAASAAGRHAEMTRAILRGYALSEPDQTDAVRLLHSTFHGYVSLEAAGAFRPPREAAVSWSRALDALDTVLRNWPPA; encoded by the coding sequence ATGGCACGTGCGGGGCTGACCACGGAACGCCTGACCCTCGCGGCGGCGGACCTGGCCGACGAGGTCGGTTTCGACAACGTGACCGTCTCGGCGCTCGCGCGCGGATTCGGCGTCAAGGACGCGAGCCTGTACTCCCACATCAGAAACGCCCACGACCTGCGGTCCAGAGTGGCGGTGCTGGCCCTGGCCGAACTCGCCGACCGGGTCGCCGCCGCGCTCGCCGGGCGCGCCGGCAAGGACGCGCTCGTCGCCTTCGCGAACGCCTACCGGGACTACGCGAGAGAACATCCCGGGAAGTACGCCGCGACGCAATTCCCGCTCGACCCGGAGACGGCGGCGGCGAGTGCGGCGGGGCGGCACGCGGAGATGACGCGGGCGATCCTGCGCGGCTACGCGTTGTCGGAACCGGACCAGACCGACGCGGTGCGGCTGCTGCACAGCACATTCCACGGGTACGTGAGCCTGGAGGCGGCGGGGGCGTTCCGCCCACCGAGGGAGGCGGCTGTCTCGTGGTCGCGGGCCCTCGACGCGCTGGACACGGTCCTCAGAAACTGGCCGCCCGCCTGA
- a CDS encoding VOC family protein, producing MNITASAVSVTVDDPAASSLFFTTHLGFREVLVTEEFIALQRDDAAADVVLQRCGDAEPRHQQAGFLLAFTVTGVAAEHERLRAEGATITMPLRQEPWGDVLFQLTDPNGIVVQLVEWAPWVA from the coding sequence GTGAACATCACCGCCTCCGCGGTCTCCGTCACGGTGGACGACCCGGCCGCCTCGAGCCTGTTCTTCACCACCCACCTGGGTTTCCGGGAGGTGCTGGTCACCGAGGAGTTCATCGCCCTGCAGCGGGATGACGCGGCCGCCGATGTCGTGCTGCAGCGGTGTGGCGACGCCGAGCCGCGTCACCAGCAGGCGGGCTTCCTCCTCGCCTTCACCGTCACCGGCGTCGCCGCCGAACACGAGCGGCTGCGCGCCGAGGGCGCCACCATCACGATGCCGCTGCGCCAGGAACCGTGGGGCGATGTGCTGTTCCAGCTCACGGACCCCAACGGCATCGTCGTCCAGCTCGTCGAATGGGCGCCGTGGGTCGCCTGA
- a CDS encoding endonuclease/exonuclease/phosphatase family protein: MKWTIPALAVLVGCLLVFHAAVPNTPGHLGSLLETYLPWLGLAVPILLAFALPRRATAALVALALPVAAWLALFGGSLLPDHPPAPDLTVVQHNVNDENPDPTGTARALLAAHADLVALEEVTLPAYDAALAPAYPHHAVIGTVGLWSRFPLTDVRPVDIRPHDIGEGWSRGLRATATTPEGDIAVYVAHLPSVRLGPDGLRTTRRDESAALLAAALAAEPIDRVILLGDLNSTVDDRGLAPVRAGMSVPGTRFAFSWPAAFPVARIDQVMARSATVTELWALPATTSDHVPIAAHVRLVTGGR, from the coding sequence ATGAAGTGGACCATCCCCGCGCTGGCCGTGCTGGTCGGCTGCCTGTTGGTGTTCCACGCCGCCGTCCCCAACACGCCCGGCCACCTGGGCAGCCTGCTGGAGACCTACCTCCCGTGGCTGGGCTTGGCCGTCCCGATCCTCCTGGCCTTCGCGCTGCCGCGCCGCGCGACGGCCGCGCTCGTCGCCCTCGCGCTGCCCGTCGCCGCCTGGCTCGCCCTCTTCGGCGGTTCCCTGCTTCCCGACCACCCGCCGGCCCCCGACCTCACCGTGGTGCAGCACAACGTCAACGACGAGAACCCCGATCCGACGGGTACCGCCAGAGCCCTCCTCGCCGCCCATGCCGACCTCGTCGCGCTCGAGGAGGTGACGCTGCCGGCCTACGACGCGGCCCTGGCGCCGGCCTACCCCCACCACGCCGTGATCGGCACCGTCGGGCTCTGGTCGAGATTCCCCCTCACCGACGTGCGCCCCGTCGACATCCGGCCCCACGACATCGGCGAGGGCTGGAGCCGTGGACTGCGGGCGACGGCCACGACCCCGGAGGGCGACATCGCCGTGTACGTGGCCCACCTGCCCTCGGTCCGCCTCGGCCCGGACGGGCTGCGCACGACGCGCAGGGACGAGAGCGCCGCTCTGCTGGCCGCGGCGCTCGCGGCAGAGCCGATCGACCGGGTGATCCTGCTGGGGGACCTCAACAGCACGGTGGACGACCGGGGCCTGGCTCCGGTCCGGGCCGGGATGAGCGTGCCGGGGACGAGGTTCGCGTTCAGTTGGCCGGCGGCATTTCCCGTGGCGCGGATCGACCAGGTCATGGCCCGGTCGGCGACCGTGACGGAGCTGTGGGCGTTGCCGGCGACCACGAGCGACCATGTGCCGATCGCCGCGCACGTCAGACTGGTGACCGGCGGCCGGTGA
- a CDS encoding dihydrofolate reductase family protein, whose protein sequence is MRTLTYYVGSTIDGYIAGPDGGFDFLPFEGDLIAAMMAEYPETVPTQFRGLVGLADAPNARFDTILMGRASYEPALSMGVTSPYSHLRQYVFSRTLTSPDPEVEIVSGDPVAFVRDLKARDGLGIYLCGGGNLAAQLAGEIDELVIKRYPIVIGSGVPMFSGPFDLNHFELTDNRSFSTGTVATYSRKQA, encoded by the coding sequence ATGCGCACCCTCACCTACTACGTCGGCTCGACCATCGACGGGTACATCGCCGGACCCGACGGGGGATTCGACTTCCTGCCCTTCGAGGGTGACCTCATCGCGGCGATGATGGCGGAGTACCCGGAGACGGTCCCGACCCAGTTCCGTGGCCTCGTGGGCCTGGCCGACGCCCCCAACGCGAGGTTCGACACGATCCTGATGGGTCGCGCCAGCTACGAGCCGGCCCTGTCGATGGGCGTCACCAGCCCGTACTCGCATCTGCGGCAGTACGTGTTCTCCCGCACCCTGACCTCGCCCGACCCCGAGGTGGAGATCGTCTCCGGCGACCCGGTGGCCTTCGTCCGCGACCTCAAGGCCCGCGACGGCCTGGGCATCTACCTGTGCGGCGGCGGGAACCTGGCCGCCCAGCTGGCCGGGGAGATCGACGAGCTGGTCATCAAGCGGTACCCGATCGTCATCGGCTCCGGCGTCCCGATGTTCAGCGGCCCGTTCGACCTGAACCACTTCGAACTGACCGACAACCGGTCGTTCAGCACCGGCACCGTGGCGACCTACAGCAGGAAGCAGGCATGA